TATCCCCTCAGTTTTCAGAACATCCCTTATTACTCTAGGATATCTTCCTAAAACAGCAGGGTCCAAAAAACTTTTGTTAAAGAAGGCATCGGCAATTTCTGCTGCTCTAATATCTTCTACATTTTCTCCTTTAGGATAACTAGGAGTTAGGTTTAATATAATACCTATTTTCCCACCTTCTATATTTGCTTCTTTAAAAGCTTTTACCGCTTTTTTATGAGCAACCATAGTATTAAAACCAGCTTGCATCGCCCTTTCCATATCCCAAATCCCTGGAAGGTGTTTATCGTTGAGATAACCCATTTCTATGGGAACAATTGGCTCATTAAATGTAACCCAATCAAATACAAGGTCTCCAAAAGTCTCAAATGCCACTTTAGCATAATAATAAAATTCCTCTAAAACCTCTTTATTTTCCCACCCTCCAATTTTATGTAACCTTAATGGCATGTCAAAATGGAATAAGTTAGCTATTGGTTTTATCCCCTCCTTGTTTAACCTTTCAAACAAGTCTCGATAAAAACTTACCGCTTCCTTATTTACTTTTTTTCCGTCGGGAATTAACCTCGCCCAAGATATTGAAGTTCTGAAAGAATTAAACCCTACATTTTTCATCAAAACTATATCTTCTTTATATCTATAATAAAAGTTAGAAGTATGCTCAGGACCTCTCTTTTGATAAAACTTATCTGGTTCTTTTGCATACCAGTAATCCCATACTGTTTTTGCTTTTTTAGCCTCACTACTGGCCCCTTCTAGTTGTTGAGCAGAAGCTGCAGCACCCCACAAAAATCCTTTCGGGAATTCTTTGGTCATTTATTACGCCTCCCATTTTCAATAGTTAGTCTCATGTTAATAATATCTATAAAAAAAAGGAGTTGGAATAACTTTGCTCCAACTCCTTTAAAATAAACATAAAAACTTTAAAAATAACACCTAACAATTTAAAGCCCCATATACAGCTCCTATTAAATTAGCATCATTTTTCAAAGCACATCTTTTTACATTAGGCATAACCTCAGCATAACCTAACTTGTCTAATATAGTTTTTAATCTTTGGCTTATTTGTTTATCTAAATCGTCTCTTGCACTAATTGCCCCTCCTACTATAATCATTTCTGGGTCATATATGTATTGTAGGTTATATATTCCTACAGCTAACTGCATATACCACTCATCTATAGCCTCTAAACATTCCTTATCATTTTTAGCGGCTAACTTAAATACCTCTACTCCATCCAACTGGCAGCTTTTAATCTGCTTGCGTTGAGCAACATTTTCTATTAATGCATTTGTGGAAGCTACCTCACTCCAGTTTTTAAATTTCCCTTTTTTAAAGTCTTTTTCTGCCAGCATATAGCCAAATTCTCCCCCATGTAAATTTTGTCCTACATGGAGTTGTTTATTTTTTATTACTGCCCCCCCTATACCAGTTCCACAAATAATAAATAGTACATCTTTACATTCCCTTGCAACCCCCTGCCACAGCTCAGCTAGGGCAGCGCAGTTAGCATCATTTTCCATATAAACCTTTAATTTTGTTTTTGCACCTAATATTTCTTTAATATTTGGCCCATGGATATAAGGTATTGCGGAAGTTCCTCTTATAACACCCTCTTTATTGTCAACTGTTCCTGGGCAACTTAAAGCTACGCTTTCTATTTTATACTTTGCCGCAAAGTCCTTTGTCAGCTTTCCCATCAAGTCTATAAGATCCTTTATATCTTTTCGTGGAGTGGGAGTTATCCCTTTGTCAACGATTTCTCCATGTTGATTGACAACTCCGTATTTTAAGTTTGTTCCTCCCAAATCAAAAGCCATATAGTTTTTCACTTTATCCCCCTCCTGGTTTTTAACTATTTTGGCGATTGTAAAATTCGACAATGCTTGATATATCTTTTTATTGTGGATAACTCCTAAGAATATCAATTTGTGCCTAAGAGATAACATATCACTTAGAAATAAACCCAGAGTGTCTATGTGTTTAAAATCTGTCCATTTTACAATAACCTATTTAACTATTTTAGTACCATGAACTTCCAAAGCTTTTGTATATTTTTGTAAACTTTCCCTGTTATCCTTAGTAATTCCTTTACCAGGCATAATAATAATTCTGCCTCGGGCATGACAAACCAACTCTCTAAGCTTTTCTTTGCCTTCCCAAGCACTTTCTTTCCCACCTTTTGTTAATATTCTATCTATGTTTAATTTTATAAGCTGCTCCATAGCTTTAAACTGGTCGTTAACTTCATCAAAAGCCATATGAAATGTTATTCTTAAAGGTTTGGCTTCCTCAACTAGCATTCTAGTTGATTTTATATCAATTTTATCGCCCTTCAAAGCACCTATAGCTACTCCGTATGCCCCTAACTCTTTAGCCTTTTTAATATCATCTAACATTATTTGTATTTCGTCTTTATCAAATTCGAAACTCCCTGGGCGTGGTCTTATCATAACTATAACTGGAATTTTTAAGGTGCTAACAGCCTTTTTAATAGTGCCATAGCTTGGAGTAACGCCACCTTCTATGAGGTTGCTACAAAGTTCAATTCTATGAGCACCCAGATTTTCATTTTCTAAAGCCTCTTTATAATTTCCAACACAAGCTTCAAAAACCATTTAATCCCCTCCGCATTTCCTATTTAAATTAATTATATATCTAACGATGTGACTATTCATTATAAAATCATCTTATAGGATAGAAATATATAATAATTACAGTTGATAAAAGTTATTTACATTAAAAAGAGTACAATTCCTCTTTTATAGAAAAACTGCACTCTAAAACTTATTCTATTTATCCTTTAACAGCATTATCCAACAATATATCTACTACTCTGTCATCCTCACCTACAGGCGTAGTCATCTTAAATTCAACACCGGGATGTTCTTTTTTAATTTCTTCTAGCAGTTTCGGTATGTCCTTTTTTATGTGGTTACCTTTAAATAAAAACAACGGTACAATAACTACGCTTTCTGCCCCCTCTTTAACTAAAGTGTTTATCCCCTCCGCAAAAGAAGGTTTAGATAGCTCCATTGAGCCATATCCTACCAAATCAAACTCATTTTTTTTATTTAACCTTGCTTTTTCACTAATACTAAACAATTGGTCGTTTGCCTCAGCTGCTCTACTACCATGAGCTAGAATAAACAGTCCTTTTTTCATATTTATATGCTCCTTTATATATATTTCAACTATAATACTTTTCCACATACTCCAAAACATCATCTAACTTAGACGATATATTAGGATAGTTTATTTTCGGTCTATCTATTATTATGGGAGTTACACCTTCTAGTATTGCTCCTGTTAATTTTTCATTTGTCCCCCCGACATCTCCGCTATCTTTCGTAACCATGTGTTGAATTGCAAAATGTTTATAAATTTGTTGATTCATTTGCTGAGTAAATGGTCCTTCCATAGCTATGATTTGAGAGGAGTTAAAACCTAACATCTCACACTTGCCAATAACCCCTTGGCTAGGTAAAACTCTGATATAAAGTCTTTTTCTTTCTATAACCTGAGTAAATTCTTCTAAGTTTTTGCTTCCAGTTGTCAAAAGTATATTTCCTTTTTTATTTTTCAACCATTGAGCTGCTTTTTTTACATCGGGGAATCTTTTTAGCTTAGGTGATTGATTAAATTTTCTACCTTCTAGAATAGAAGGCCTTTCATATCTAACATACTTTATTGACATACTTTTACATGCTAAAATAGCATTTTGGGATGCAGAGGTGGCATAGGGATGGGTAGCGTCTACTAAAATTTTTATGTCGTGCTCTGCTATCACTAATTCCATTTGCTCAGCAGTTAGCCTTTGGGTAATAATCTTCATATTTCCAGTTTGGGGGATAAGACTACTCCCATATTGTGTAGCAGTGGTTATAACCATCTTATAACCTTTATCAGCTAACCGGTTTATTAAATTTCTACCATCTTTTGTTCCCGACATCACCCAAATCATATTTTATATCCCCTGGGAGTAACCATAAACTGGTCGTCAACAGACATATGAGTTTTAGAATTACCTATAATTACCGTTGTAAACATATCTATAGAATGTTTTAACATATCTTTTAATGTAGTAATAGTAATCTTTTCATTTTGTCTTTTTACATTTGTTGCAATGGCTACAACTGTCTCTTCACTTTTATGCTTCAATAAAGTATCGTGGGCAATTTCTATTTGCCGTTGCCTACCTTTACTTTTGGGGTTATAAAGACAAATTACAAAATCTCCCCTTGCAGCCATTTCAACCCTTTTTTCAATTACTTCCCAGTCAGTAAGTAAGTCACTTAAACTGATGGAAACATAATCATGCATTATCGGCGCTCCAATGGAAGCTGCTGCAGCTACAGACGCTGTTACCCCTGGCACAATTTCTATTTCCATTGTCTTTGTTGACTTGTTCTGGTCAGCTACTTCCAATAACAGCCCAGCCATTCCATAAATCCCAACATCGCC
This genomic interval from Proteinivorax tanatarense contains the following:
- a CDS encoding glycoside hydrolase family 1 protein, with product MTKEFPKGFLWGAAASAQQLEGASSEAKKAKTVWDYWYAKEPDKFYQKRGPEHTSNFYYRYKEDIVLMKNVGFNSFRTSISWARLIPDGKKVNKEAVSFYRDLFERLNKEGIKPIANLFHFDMPLRLHKIGGWENKEVLEEFYYYAKVAFETFGDLVFDWVTFNEPIVPIEMGYLNDKHLPGIWDMERAMQAGFNTMVAHKKAVKAFKEANIEGGKIGIILNLTPSYPKGENVEDIRAAEIADAFFNKSFLDPAVLGRYPRVIRDVLKTEGIKVNYSQEELDLIKNYKVDFLGVNYYQPRRVQKGDSKSNFKQGFEKYFRSYKWPKAKMNPHRGWEIYEKGIYDIAINLRDCYSNIPWFVAENGMGVEGEEKFIKNGMVMDDYRIEFMSEHLTWLHKAIQEGSNCFGYHVWTFIDNWSWLNEYKNRYGLYRVDLLNQKRTIKKSGRWFYNLATTNKLIENN
- a CDS encoding ROK family protein, which produces MKNYMAFDLGGTNLKYGVVNQHGEIVDKGITPTPRKDIKDLIDLMGKLTKDFAAKYKIESVALSCPGTVDNKEGVIRGTSAIPYIHGPNIKEILGAKTKLKVYMENDANCAALAELWQGVARECKDVLFIICGTGIGGAVIKNKQLHVGQNLHGGEFGYMLAEKDFKKGKFKNWSEVASTNALIENVAQRKQIKSCQLDGVEVFKLAAKNDKECLEAIDEWYMQLAVGIYNLQYIYDPEMIIVGGAISARDDLDKQISQRLKTILDKLGYAEVMPNVKRCALKNDANLIGAVYGALNC
- a CDS encoding copper homeostasis protein CutC: MVFEACVGNYKEALENENLGAHRIELCSNLIEGGVTPSYGTIKKAVSTLKIPVIVMIRPRPGSFEFDKDEIQIMLDDIKKAKELGAYGVAIGALKGDKIDIKSTRMLVEEAKPLRITFHMAFDEVNDQFKAMEQLIKLNIDRILTKGGKESAWEGKEKLRELVCHARGRIIIMPGKGITKDNRESLQKYTKALEVHGTKIVK
- a CDS encoding sirohydrochlorin chelatase, which translates into the protein MKKGLFILAHGSRAAEANDQLFSISEKARLNKKNEFDLVGYGSMELSKPSFAEGINTLVKEGAESVVIVPLFLFKGNHIKKDIPKLLEEIKKEHPGVEFKMTTPVGEDDRVVDILLDNAVKG
- a CDS encoding cobalt-precorrin-6A reductase: MIWVMSGTKDGRNLINRLADKGYKMVITTATQYGSSLIPQTGNMKIITQRLTAEQMELVIAEHDIKILVDATHPYATSASQNAILACKSMSIKYVRYERPSILEGRKFNQSPKLKRFPDVKKAAQWLKNKKGNILLTTGSKNLEEFTQVIERKRLYIRVLPSQGVIGKCEMLGFNSSQIIAMEGPFTQQMNQQIYKHFAIQHMVTKDSGDVGGTNEKLTGAILEGVTPIIIDRPKINYPNISSKLDDVLEYVEKYYS
- the cobJ gene encoding precorrin-3B C(17)-methyltransferase codes for the protein MSKKGKVYAVGIGPGNIEHMTIKAYNTIKDSEVIVGYKTYIDLIKSLIHDKEIISYGMKSEKERCKKAVDLARQGKIVSIISSGDVGIYGMAGLLLEVADQNKSTKTMEIEIVPGVTASVAAAASIGAPIMHDYVSISLSDLLTDWEVIEKRVEMAARGDFVICLYNPKSKGRQRQIEIAHDTLLKHKSEETVVAIATNVKRQNEKITITTLKDMLKHSIDMFTTVIIGNSKTHMSVDDQFMVTPRGYKI